Part of the Vigna unguiculata cultivar IT97K-499-35 chromosome 3, ASM411807v1, whole genome shotgun sequence genome, caatgctcagattaagatgtcattttgaacatgttgggactaatatcaacataatcaaactaattcatttcttcatttaacaatagtacaaaatagattggactttaaaagattacacacaataataatacgaataatacaataacaatacAAGTGAACTCTATCactaattgcagcctcttctcagcaaccttcaatgacttctccacATCATTAATCtacctcatttgtgtcatgatgatgacatccttttcatcaacaccaccatttgaaaaagttgcagcccacattattggaaccaccactttgtaaatcaataaaccaaaaattaaaaccaatttattattaacacaaaaataaaaacagattgtacccaaaattttctaccaatattctttggagttcttgtcatcctcaaagCTGTCATCTCGGGGTTAAttcatttctcgttgaaccccCAACAATGCACgaagattgggaccgtaacatacctatataatgggattgtaGGGATtgtaggaagaagaagattgcagcaacaccaattgggagtggaggaacaagattgccaaaactcaccaactgcccaaacattccttaccaaaaccctagctcacttatttatccccaaatatctaattaccacacttGTACAATacaacacaccctaatacaaaccgtgccacatgtacaatgttccgttaatgatttaaacggcgttacagaaaagaaccaaataaaacacgaattgcgaaaatgaggaccattttaaacattctgtcaaaatgaggatcatccgcaacaaatactacaaaaatgaggaccaaaaatgtatttaagcctaaaatttaatatgattaaattaaaagaattactttcatcaattttaaaaatttgaagatgaaaatatattaaaatttagaaaaaacacGAATATCAACTTTGCTCTAGAATTCACaagtaaaaacatattaatgaggaaactaaaaacatatttatgttGATGTTGTAATTTATTATCGTGGCCAGTGACTTTGTTTTGGAATAAAAAAGAGCTGAATCTTAACTAATAACTAATTGTAATATAGCTGATTACAATAATTTACACGATGCCATAATAATCATGGCACATGTATTGTAACACATTGCCAGTTATACGGTGTTAAAGAGGGGTATTACTAAAATACCCTTCCTTTAGCGAAGGTCTTAGTTTGGGAAAAGGAGAAAAGATGGGGAAAATAGTAATTTGAAGTCGGTCCAATTGTTGGCGATCATGATCAAAACACCGGACTCCATGGCTTCGCCTCGTACGAATTTGGAGCTCCAACTCAGCGTCGGGCAACTCAAATCCTCCTAATTCCAACTTCTCTTCGATTCCTTCAATCGCCAATTCCACTCTCTCCTCGTTGCCACATTCAAGgtcttcaaatttgaatttcgctctattttttttttcttcttttcaattctCCTGATTCAACTTCTAGGGTTTTCCTTTTATGCAATTCGTAATGCTTTTACTGCAAAACTAAGGTAGTTCGTTGTTCTCCTTTTGTCGTTTTCCTTTGATTCAACCCTAGGGCTTCGTCTTCTTGcttgaaaatataattgaaattaaaatcgTGCTTTCGACCGAATTTAGATGGAGGGAACAGGGGAGAACTACAGAAGGGGTATCTACTTGAAAGGACTTGCTCCAGCATAGGCAACGCGAGTTATCTTGTTGGTtcatgcatattttttttttctgttgtttttattttgaaatagtaTACCACTGGGgatattaattgaccaaaattgCCTTTTTTATTGCATTGTGTTTTTATCATATATTCAGAAGTAAAGACtacatgataaattttaatgcGCCGTCATTGCTTATAGATAGGTAGTATATTGAACAGGGGAAGTATACTTAAGAGCGAGAGAAGATGCGCAGGAGTATAGGAAGGACAGATTGTAAACTAAAGTGTTTGTCTGATGTTTGCTTCTGCTTGGCACATTCGGAGGGTGGGACTTGAAACTGTTTTATTCGGAAACTATGTCGATTATTTGTAAAGATTGACATTCTGTTTTGTCTCGTGAGTGGGATGAAAACAGTCTAATTAATGGCTTAGATTGGTGTTTGAAGTCTAGTCAGCATAAATTGTTCTGGCTAGTGGTTTACGTGTGTAGGGTATTGTTGACAAATATTCATAGCATTTATTGTAACATTATAGATTTCACCATGAAGccaattaaacatttatttccatgaagttaaatatgtttttatatggTTACGTTGCTTGGTAAAGTACGTGCAGTCTGACTTGCATATTTTGAACTTGCTAGTATGTTCTGTGGTCAGAATCAATGTTGACTGTTGTGGAGTTGGAAAAATTCTTATTCATGCTCATATGGATCATTTTACCCCACTATTGAATGGGAGTGTCTGTTAACAACTTAGGGTTTGTTTGGAAATCCACTATAACTCAGTTGAACGGAAGTAGTTTCCCACTTTCTGATACGTAAACTGAGAAAGAGATAGTGTGTGGGATCCGTGTTCAGGTCAACTGAACCGAAATACAAACGTACACTTCATGGTAATATTCCTTTGTTCAGTAATTTGCAGCATCAAAAGACACCTGACTGTACAAACCttttttacacaatttttttaacccTAAGTCCCACTTCAACCGTTACTTtgattgttaaatttatttagaagGAGATTCAAGTGCTGCGAGGACTTGCTGTGGTGGTGTATgtatattactaaaataaagtgagattttatttttgagATTTATGGTATAAAATAAAGTGATTCTATACTATagttttttaagtaattttttttcctgGAGTAATTATTTCTCCTAAAGAAACCACTAAAATgacttattttgtttatatttccttttcaaaagcatataaatattgtattttaaaatatttttctttaattaccaACAAACAGGccttctattttgtttttatttgttgaaatgATATACTGTATGGAGAAATGATTAATTAGTGATATAAGGATGAGGACCTAGTCTTATACAGAGTAGATTCTGTCAAATATATGATGCAATTTAATCCTCTTTTTATGAGATTTGTCCAGTAGATTGGAGTTTTAGATACGAATAGCAATGATTTTCCGAGAGTATCCCTTTTGAGTAGCTTTTTATTAGAATGCTGGCACTGGTATTTGTTTTTCTGTATAtcaattttttacatttaagtTGATTGTTTATATCATATGTGGAAATTATTTGAATGTGcatcatttattttgtcttttttacTGTTGAATCCTGAGAGATCTGTAATGAGAATATGATACAATCTTAACCATTTAGATAAGCTTTGTACATTTTGCAAACTTTTACCTATgaattcattttacttttttttttttgtcatacgTGTTTGTGTTGCTCTTGAGTATGAGTACTTATTTGCTATCCCAAATCATACCTATGATGAGTTGGGGTTTACATAAATGTCCCATATCTTTGCCAAAGAAGAATTTAACTTTTCTGTGATTATTTTGTCTTTTCAGGTGCTTTGGCCAGTTGTTCTTTTGTTATTTAGATTTGCCCTTTATGTGCCATAGTACCGCATCTTTGTCATGCACCATTCTCTGTTCTCTATTTTTAACTCAAAGGATGTATGGGAACTAGGGCAATGGCATCTGGCAAGTTTGATCCACCTTCTAGTAGCCCAGATAGACCATTGTACCCTGGGCAACGTGGATCCCACATAGCTGCTTCATTAGATAGATCAGGTAGCTTTCGGGAAAGCATGGAAAATCCAGCTCTGTCTTCTCTTCCTAACATTTTAAGAAGCAGTTCTCCAGCAACACGTGGGGAAGTAGAAAACTTCTTCAATTATGTGCATTTTGATCCAAAGTTCTTAACACTAGATCATAAGTCTAATCGTCAAGTGGAATATAAGCGACATGTCAATGCTGCTCTTGGAATTTCACCCGATGAATCTCCATCTAGTTCTTCAAAAGGCAAGCTACTGCCATCGCCAGTACCAGAAGACATGAAACGGCTCAAGGATATTTTGGTAGCAAACGCAATGAGGGCAAGGTAGTTCTTTGTTTTGTTACTTGCATTGTAGTTGGATGTGTGTAATTAAGTTCATAACATTTCATTATATGCTGTATTCAACAGGGATCGTTTGAAAATGTTTAGCGAGGCTTTATCAGTATTTCATGAAGTTTTCCCAACTATAACATTAAAGAAAAGATCTCGAGCTGAAAGTTTCTCTAATGACCGTTCTAATGCCATGTCAAGTGATCGCCCAGTCTTGGGGTCAAGCATGGGTAAGGGTGGTGTTCAAGGTCATCCTGTGACAGGTGGTTTTGAACTTGAGCAGCAAAAGTCAGAAGAACGAACCAAAAATGTTGTTCCAAACAAGCGTACTCGAACTTCTATGGTTGATGTTAGGGTATGTGTCTTAGGTGATTTCCCCATGCTTGTTTGCAAGTGTTAACATGCTCAACATCactcttctttaatttttcctATAATTGCATATTCATTTTCATACTGtttggaaatttaaaataaatactgtAGTCACATACAATGTTATATATGTACCggttgtatattttttattttgtaacatTTGTTTCTAACTTTGATTTACTTTGAAACCGCTTTAGTTTAAATGTGCCTGCTAGAACATTTCTCCAGTGACATTTTTGTGGATATAAATTTATGTCTggaattatgttattttaaataaattatatatatatatatatatatatatatatatttgtatacatTATGTGTTCTTCCTGAAGTTTGTAAGTAGGTTTCCAACAGCTTTATGTTTGCTTAtgctttctcatttttttctgtGAAAGGAGTGAAATATAGTATATTCTACGTTTCAGTTTTTAGGTTTTTGTGAGGGAAAACTGTAGGCTcagatttgaatatttgttctttcttttatatagaGTAACCTGGCATGCAATAAAACCTTTTGAGCAAGACTAACATGTCTTGATAAATTTCAGATGGATGTGCGGACTAATTCTCTTGTCAGGCCATCAGGCACAGTTGACAGAGACAAGGAAAAGTCACGGATTACCAGCAATGGTGCAGTTCAGAGTGAAGAACGAATCTTACCTATTGTTGGTGATGGTTGGGAAAAgacaaaaatgaagaagaagcgTTCCTGCATCAAACTAGATGGTTCTCCAAGTACAACATTAACTAAACCTGTTAACACCTTCCAGGAAACTAAACAGGGAATGCAACAAAGACTTGTTACTGATTCCCGGTCAAAATTGAGTAATGATTCTCATTCTTTCAGGTACGAATgtgttacatatttttatttttgttacatataatgaaaacCTCCTTTAAAAAAgagtgaaaatatgaaaaataaatgttatatctCAAGAGAGAATCCATATAAAACAATGATGTTGAATGTCGAGGCAAAAGActttcttgaaattttaatcattcTATTTCCTCTTTAACCAACTACCTGATAACTGTATAAATTGCTCAGTTTCATGAATTCTGGCCTCCTGTTTCCTGCTATATGCTTTAAATGgagattgaaaataaattatagacaATAACTGTATTGGAGTCCTCTCCGAGTATTAATAGTGAAATGACTTTTGTGTAAGAAAGAGAATACAGTTGTGAGGGATTTTACTGATTTAAGGACCATGACTTTGAAATCTCTGATGGATGATAACATGTATGATATAACagcttatatttatatttatttatttctctaaGCAGTTCTAACTGATTATAGTGCTCTAACCTAgcttataaatataataatttcacTATTTTCTTACAGGCCAGGAGTTTCCAACGGAACTGTTGGGGCTGGAAAATCAGATGGTATCTCTCAACAAGCTGGGTTGGGCATACGAGCCTCTACCCCCAGAAACAACCAAGATAACAATTCCCCTGTCAATGATAGGCGAGGTCGCCCTGTTGGTTCAGACAAGGAAAGGGTGAATTTCAGAGCTGTAAACAAGTAATCACAAGCCGTGGATCCTATATCTTCTTTATATGCTTTTTTGCTTTTAGGAATAATAATTGTCCTTTACAATTTTGTTGTATGTTGCTTTCTCATTGTCTCCTTATTTTCATCTTGTTTGTGTGGTTGTTCAATTGATTATAGTTCAAATGTCTCTTCGTCTGTGTGATATTTTTCATGTAATTGATGATTTATTCAGTATTTATGTTATGGATGCCCAGGGCAACTGCACGTGATGAGTTTAATTCGGCCAGTCCTACTGCTAGTGCAAAAATGAATACCGCTATTCGGGCTCCACGGTCTGGTTCTGGAGTTGCCCCCAAGTTGTCACCAGTTGTTCATAGAGCAGCTGTTCCTAATGATTGGGAACTCTCTCACTGTGCTACGAAGCCACCTGCTGCTGCTAACAATCGTAAGCGTGTGGCTTCCGCACGGTCATCTTCCCCACCTGTTGTACCCTGGCAGAGGCCACAAAAGAGCTCTCGCACTGCCAGAAGAACAAATTTCATGTCTATTGTTTCAAATAATGATGAAGCTCCAGCTTTGGATACTGCATCTGATGTGGCTGGTAATGATCTGGGGTTAGGATTTTCCAGACGCATGGCTGGCAGTTCTACCCagcaaattaaattaaaagctGATCCTTCATCTTCAGCTGCCTTATCTGAAAGTGAAGAGTCAGGGGTGGCTGACACTAAACCAAAAGAAAAGGGTAGGAAGCCGGAAGAGATAGATCATAAATCTGGACAAAACATTCAAAAGGTGTCTAACTTGGTATTACCGACAAGAAAGAATAAGCTTGTTTCTGAAGAACATGGAGATGGTGTTAGGAGGCAAGGGAGGACTGCACGCAGTCTTACTGCCACAAGGTCACTAATGCCAATGACATCAGAGAAGCTTGGGAATATGGGAACTGCAAAGCAGCTTAGAAGCGCGAGACTATCTGATAAGAATGAAAGGTTCCATCCTTCTATCTAAGAACTTTGTTTAAGTTGTTTGACAATTTGTTTGGGCAGATGGATTAAAGTCCATGACTTGATGAAATCCTTGCAGCAAGGCAGGTCGTCCACCATCCAGGAAACTTTCTGATCGCAAGGCCTATGCACGTCAAAAGCCTACTATTAATGCAGCCACAGATTTTTTTGGTACTAGTTCATTCTTCTAGAAGAGATTAATGAACTAAATTTTTAACTGCAGTACAAGTATATtgttattcacttttggtttattTGGGTTAGTTGGGTCAGAAGATGGACATGAAGAGCTGCTGGCTGCTGTAAAGGGTCTTATCAACTCTGGTATGAATCTCACTgaatactttttatatatttgaagccTAAAAATTTCTCCCTGATGGAgttcttttgtattttcttgtTACTGCAGCTCATACTTTTTCCAGCCCCTTCTGGAGGCAGATGGAACCTTTCTTCAGTTTGATAACTGAGGAGGATATTGCTTACTGGAAGCAAAAGGTAATCTTTACCTTCTCAACGGTTActaatgacaattttttttgtgaaattaagTAGTCAACTACTAGTGACACCTCTTTTGTTGTTACTCCCACTTGAAAAACTCTATACTTTGGTCCTTGCATGAAATCAACTGCATGTTGATCAGTTCTTATTGTTCCGTGATGCTGCATCGGTGTCAGATTTGGTTCCTATACTTCTCAGTCGACAATGTTTTCCGCCTTTGTTCTTACATGCAGAAATTTTACTCTTCCTTAGTTGATTTTGTCttcaaatgaaaagaaaaaagtattatattttagCCTGTACACTAGACACATTTAATAGcatttttaacaaaatgatcaacatTCAAAATTTTGCAGACATCACTATTGTTGATAAATTGATGTTAGATTTGGTTCCTGTTCATGGCAGTTGGCAATGTTTCTGTTTTAGTTCTTCATGaagaaaattttacaattcCTTTGTTCATTTTGGTCTTGTATAAAAACAACTATATTTTGGTCCTTAAAGTAGACACATTTcgtgaattttttaatatagtgATCAATATGTTAAGTTTATTCATGTacggataaaaaatatatattgagaGTGAACGGACcaagttttttaatttgaacaTTTTCTTCTGAGTTGGATTTGTTGTAATGCTGACtcttttagtttataatttcaGAAAAGAGTACATTTCAGCAATGTATTTTTATTCAGCAATAGTATTTATTAATCAGGACACCATAGCTATTGTTGAATACTTGcaggtttatttattttgttagatCTTTTTATTAGTTCTATTATATGCAATGATGCCTATAGAATACATCAGTATTATTACTAAGAAATATCAAATGTCAACCAGATGAAACATGCAATGTTTCCTTTTGGTATAGATATTTATGTGGTGTCATAGGTATGATCTAGAAGATGAAATACAGCGCAGTCATTTACTGTTATAGTTTAATGTGACATTGACACTGATCAGTTCTGTATGCATCGAATTCATCTTAAAACCGATTGACAATAAGTGAAGTTGTCCGATAAATACTTAAAGCCGCACTTCAAGAATTAAGGCAGATAATGAAGTCCGACATTGTGATCTTCATAAGATAAACTTCATTTTAGAACCAATTGACATTAAGTCAAGTTACTCAACAGATATTAATTTGCATTCTCAGAATTGAGGCACACGATTTCGGACTTCGCAACAATAACTATATTAGCTGGCCGCACTTACTGTTTTGTTTAGGTTAAGCTTGTTGTAGTTGGCTGATTAGGCTCATATCTGAGAACCCGGGAGGaggttgtttttaatttttctgcatatataaaatgttatttaaataaatattttcataaaaacttaagaaaaaagaaaaaaggtagAACGCATTGAGCTTTTCCATAAGCTAAAATATCAACTTATACATCTTAGCTCTTGGATAAGATAAGAGCTTCCATAAAAGTTAATTtgaaaaaagattatttaaagcaaaaaaagaaattaatttgaaaatttgacatGCCTAGAATAGGAATAgattatttaaacatttattgaTACTTTACTTTCCTTCAGGTAAATCTTGAATCAAGCATGCCGATGCCAACTCCCATTCCTTCAAATATTGATGGCTGTGAAACCATTGTTAATGGATATGGGTTGACGGCCTGTGAAAGAGATTCTGGATCTGATCCTCAATGGAATGCTGGAGTTATTTCAGAACAGTTGCTACTATCTAAGGGAGATCATAATACGATTCCTCTGTGTCATAGGCTTATAGCTGCTTTAATCTCAGAGGAGGAGTGTAGTGGTGGAAGTGAACAATTCAAGTTTGATACTTTCAATCCTGAATTCGACCCTGATGGGCAATCAGAATCGAGTGGTTTGGATTACCACTCGGGAACAAATTTTCGATTTGCTTGTCATAGTGCTTCTAATGGTTATAGGATTATAGACAAGCCAGAACATGATGTGACTGATAGTGATATCATTGGTATTCCTCCAACTGGGTTGAATTCAAGCTTTGGTAAATCTGTAAATGGTTTTCTCCACGATAGAGCATCAATGTCTAGCTTCATCAGTTCAGAGATGCAATATGATAGTTTGGATATAAATGATAAGATTCTCTTGGAGCTTAAAAGCATTGGAATTGCCCTGGTACCTGAGGTGAGTCTAAATGCCTAATCCATAAGATTTAGACTATTTTGTTCTTTGACTTTTTGCAACCAGTTGATATACTTCAAGAAGTTTTGGCCTTTGCTGTTGAATCTTTAATATGGTACTCTGGTactgattttaattttgtttttcaagcCTGATATGTTGCAAACAGATGACGAGGGAATATTGGAGGATATTACTAAGTTGGAGGAGCTTTACCAAGGGCAGGTACTGATTGATGCATAAGCCAAGTTGTACTTTTTTATTTGTCCTAATCCTTTTCCCCATAACTATTTGTTATGTTGTGATATGTcgcaacattttattttatatattatataagtatATAGATCAGTTATAGAGATGGAAACCTTCAATTTGTAGATTATATTCAACATTTGACGCTCTTCATTTTTTAATCAATGTAATTCATTttgatttctattttcttgtattGCACAGATTTCAAAGAAGAAAAGCTTGCTAGATGGATTGTTCAGAGCTGCCTCAGTGGATAAAGAACTTCAAGAAAAGTAATTGCCGTGCTACTTATAGCCTAAATTATTTGCTCATTCTAACTTATTTTGCCTTCATTCTTCTGACTGGAAATATAAACTTCTGTTTGGCAGGGATTTTGAACAACGTGCTCTAGATAAACTTGTTGTGATGGCTTATGAGAAGTACATGGTAATCTGCTTAACATTCAATACTATTTGTGTTTATAATgtgcttttaatttttgaatgcAAATTCTCCATGCTATTTTAGTTATGCTCCTGTTGAAAAATGTAGTCTCAAGAAATCCTTGGCCTATTATTTTGACTGAGACGTGGTGTATTTCGCCTATTCTTGGTCTTTGGTCTTTACCAGTAAGACCAAAAGTCATGCTTTACCGAAAGGCCTTATTATCttgtttgaaataattaaattgttttagaagaaaatatttagcCTTTCATTTACTTGTAGAGTCAAATGTCAGTAAAACAGGGTCCGTGCACTGGGCTCCAACGAGTCAGTCATGGAGGTTAAGGAGGATAAGATATCGTGTAATTACTTGCAAGAAAAGAACTCTGCAACTAAAACCCTTACCCTTAATGTTTTGCAAAACTTGCGCTTAAAATGCTTTGCTGttactattttataattagGTAACGTGGGTGAGTAAATTGACAAATGGTTGATTTACAGGCTAGTTGGGGCCCTAGTCCGTCTGGTGGGAAAAATACGAGCAACAAAATGGCCAAGCAAGCTGCATTGGGATTTGTCAAACGAACATTGGAGCGATGCCATCAATTTGAAGAAACTGGCAAGAGCTGCTTCAGTGACCCTTTATTCAAGGATATGTTCCTTGCTGAATCTTCGAAACCTCATGTTTCTTCCCTTTCCGTTGAAGCAAGAACAGGTAGGTGTTTGTCAAACGAACATTGCAGCAATGCCATGAATTGCATTAAATGCTTTGATCTGATCTACCCAGTCTTTCTTCTAACTCAACTGTGTTCAGCACactattttaacttttagaaTTTAATAACTTTGGGACTTCATTTAACATCTTAGTCTAATATGCTATGTCAACTCATCTTGTTTATCTTTTTGCACATCTTGACAaactaaatttttatgttttactttCTGCAGCTTCTATGGGTTCACAACAGAGTCCATCGCAGTTTAGTCAGAATATGGATAATCATGACCTCCATTCATCAGATATGCTTCCTGCTTTAAATCATTCATCTGAGCAAACTAGTGGGAAGGACGATCTCTGGTCAAACAGAGTGAAGAAGAGGGAATTGTCCCTTGATGATGTTGGTGGTGCTCCTGGTCTTTCTAGTGCTCCAGGCGTTGGAAGTTCTGTAACAAGCAGTGCAAAAGGAAAGAGAAGTGAGAGAGATAGAGATGGAAAGGGGCACAGCCGGGAGGTACAATCCAGAAATGGAACCACGAAAGTTGGTAGGCCAGCATCATCCAGTGCTAAGGGTGATAGAAAATCCAAAACAAAGCCTAAGCAGAAAGCAACTCAGAATTCAGTTTCTGTGAATGGCCTCCTTGGGAAGTTATCAGAACAACCAAAACCAGCATTATCTTCTACTCCAAAGTCTAATGAAATGCCTACAACTAGCAATACAAAGGAAAAGGATGAGTTTGGCTTGGGTGGATTGGATGATCACGAGCCTATTGATTTGTCCAACCTGCAACTACCTGGAATGGATGTACTCGGTGTTGGTGATGACCAAGGTCAGGATCTTGGTTCATGGTTGAATATTGATGATGATGGATTACAAGATCATGATGACTTTATGGGCGGCCTTGAAATTCCAATGGACGATCTCTCGGACTTGAATATGATAGTTTGAAGCTGCCTTTTTTGTATAGTCCTGT contains:
- the LOC114176927 gene encoding uncharacterized protein LOC114176927; this encodes MGTRAMASGKFDPPSSSPDRPLYPGQRGSHIAASLDRSGSFRESMENPALSSLPNILRSSSPATRGEVENFFNYVHFDPKFLTLDHKSNRQVEYKRHVNAALGISPDESPSSSSKGKLLPSPVPEDMKRLKDILVANAMRARDRLKMFSEALSVFHEVFPTITLKKRSRAESFSNDRSNAMSSDRPVLGSSMGKGGVQGHPVTGGFELEQQKSEERTKNVVPNKRTRTSMVDVRMDVRTNSLVRPSGTVDRDKEKSRITSNGAVQSEERILPIVGDGWEKTKMKKKRSCIKLDGSPSTTLTKPVNTFQETKQGMQQRLVTDSRSKLSNDSHSFRPGVSNGTVGAGKSDGISQQAGLGIRASTPRNNQDNNSPVNDRRGRPVGSDKERVNFRAVNKATARDEFNSASPTASAKMNTAIRAPRSGSGVAPKLSPVVHRAAVPNDWELSHCATKPPAAANNRKRVASARSSSPPVVPWQRPQKSSRTARRTNFMSIVSNNDEAPALDTASDVAGNDLGLGFSRRMAGSSTQQIKLKADPSSSAALSESEESGVADTKPKEKGRKPEEIDHKSGQNIQKVSNLVLPTRKNKLVSEEHGDGVRRQGRTARSLTATRSLMPMTSEKLGNMGTAKQLRSARLSDKNESKAGRPPSRKLSDRKAYARQKPTINAATDFFVGSEDGHEELLAAVKGLINSAHTFSSPFWRQMEPFFSLITEEDIAYWKQKVNLESSMPMPTPIPSNIDGCETIVNGYGLTACERDSGSDPQWNAGVISEQLLLSKGDHNTIPLCHRLIAALISEEECSGGSEQFKFDTFNPEFDPDGQSESSGLDYHSGTNFRFACHSASNGYRIIDKPEHDVTDSDIIGIPPTGLNSSFGKSVNGFLHDRASMSSFISSEMQYDSLDINDKILLELKSIGIALVPEPDMLQTDDEGILEDITKLEELYQGQISKKKSLLDGLFRAASVDKELQEKDFEQRALDKLVVMAYEKYMASWGPSPSGGKNTSNKMAKQAALGFVKRTLERCHQFEETGKSCFSDPLFKDMFLAESSKPHVSSLSVEARTASMGSQQSPSQFSQNMDNHDLHSSDMLPALNHSSEQTSGKDDLWSNRVKKRELSLDDVGGAPGLSSAPGVGSSVTSSAKGKRSERDRDGKGHSREVQSRNGTTKVGRPASSSAKGDRKSKTKPKQKATQNSVSVNGLLGKLSEQPKPALSSTPKSNEMPTTSNTKEKDEFGLGGLDDHEPIDLSNLQLPGMDVLGVGDDQGQDLGSWLNIDDDGLQDHDDFMGGLEIPMDDLSDLNMIV